A genome region from Nitrospira sp. includes the following:
- a CDS encoding DUF4347 domain-containing protein, with protein MFDAAAAATAAEVTSEQVAQDQAEAAVSSEGTVEETTPQEQESQELLSAIASYAPGESTTEVVFVDPTVPDYESLIAGMGPNVEVVVLDASRDGVEQIAESLAGRSGIDAIHLISHGDEGRLNLGSGVLTSESMTGQYAEELATIKQSLSESADFLVYGCSFAEGEAGQEAAALLSQLTGADVAASIDATGYAGFGGDWTLETQTGAIETHIAVTDSLQMDWVGLLDISTGLIGNWTFDTNANDSSGNNYDGTLTNGAAIDTTDATDVVGVAKLSLDGVDDYVDLSAHSANLAGFTQGTIAGWIKTTSTFETIFSISDTADTGSSVALFLGASGYLTYEVRENGVLQLGVYRSSATINDGNWHHVAVTVGASGNSLYVDGVLATAGQLTYDAGNATTQGFFSSVTSLDSMAIGRNQDSSGGTWYTTGLVDDVRVYDRVLTGGDIAQLYTTSNDAPTITNLSGDSLSYNEGAGAVVIEQGANVLVADIDSSNFDTGTLTISIPSGGDSAEDVLSIRNQGTGAGQIGVSGSTISYEGTTIGTFTGGSGGSNLVITLNSGATPTSVMALIKNITYENRDTTAPTTGARTVRYVLTDGDGGTSANYDATVTVSAVNDAPTDLSLTAVVDDMATHPITTIVSQTGSQLTTATLTSGYSVDVYRFGSDVCAQIYDPQGNPVGAEVRVLGDSDPDIGPVANPVVAALPTGGFIVVFQAEGYLNSNMWGEVIVARAYDDGGQLVSVLPGHDSTGVMIISNTSAGNTYQRNPTVDVAGDGTITVSWNNVTAGLLQQRQFHILGPVVAENSAAGTVVTTLQGVDRDAGETLTYSIVGGDSNFEIVGTQLRVKAGAALDYETATSHTLTLRVTDSGGLTRDEVVTIGVTNTNDAPTVTNLSGDSVSYNEGAGAVVIEQGANVLVADADSANFDTGTLTISIPSGGDSAEDVLSIRNQGTGAGQIGVSGSNVTYGGVTIGTFTGGSNGTSLVITLNSSADATTVTALIKNITYANTDTAAPTTGARTVRYVLTDGDGGTSANYDATVTVSAVNDAPVLTDSGLTFTVLEDAGAPVNGTAVGSPLSAFTGSITDPDGAVAKGLAIISSTETNGTWYYTTDAGATWLTVGTVSNSASLLLADTAGTRLYFAPNSNYTGNVFPGLIVRAWDQSSGVVGTKVNTSVQGGTTAFSLVGDTIDPTVIAVNDAPVFSNLDGTPAFTEGGAAVVLDANVSIGDVELSALNNFNGATLTLARNGGASAEDVFSGSGTLSLSSGNVVVSGTTIGTYTNSGGTLQLTLNASATNTLVNSAMQQIAYSNSSDAPPASAQINWTFSDGNSGSQGTGGALTATGSTTVTITAVNDAPTITNLSGDSLSYNEGAGAVVIEQGANALVADADSANFDTGTLTISIPSGGDSAEDVLSIRNQGTGAGQIGVSGSNVTYGGVTIGTFTGGSNGSNLVITLNSSADATTVTALVKNITYENTDAASPTTGARTVRYVLTDGDGGTSVNYDTTVTVSAVNDAPTFSVGDGKATTSFGSGWEFGKETILQPDGKILVAGYSDSSGSDDFSLARYNVDGTLDTSFGGGDGIALAGIVGRAETAVLQADGKIVLSGYTTNGGYQVCLVRFNTNGTLDTSFGGGDGIASSGVYGSAKDIGLQTDGKFLVAADLSNNNFNLMRFNSDGSLDTSFGGGSAYVSTDLAGGSDRADSLTIQSDGKVILAGFGSNGTSFDFALVRYNTDGSLDTSFNGTGKVLTDFGGNSSDTGNEVRVQADGKIVVAGWSDTGGTNDFAIARYNANGTLDTGFGTGGKVTINLGGSDLAEGLTIQADGKLLVTGTAGINGNDFGLVRLNTDGSLDTTFSGDGIVTIDYTASSDDRAYSVVVQSDGHIVVSGTSKVGALGEYNYALTRYTSTGALDPTLDPVNTLDGAPTYTEGGSPVVLDADVSIFDAELSALNNFSGATLTLVRNGGANAEDVFSGSGTLSLTSGNVVVSGTTIGTYTNSGGTLAFTFNSNATQTLVNSAMQQIAYSNSSDGPPASVQLNWTFSDGNSGSQGSGGALTATGSTTVTITGVNDAPTLTNLSGDSVSYNEGAGAVVIEQGANVLVADADSANFDTGTLTISIPSGGDSAEDVLSIRNQGTGAGQIGVSGSNVTYGGVTIGTFTGGSNGTSLVITLNSSADATTVTALIKNITYANTDTAAPTTGARTVRYVLTDGDGGTSANYDATVTVSAVNDAPVLTDSGLTFTVLEDAGAPVNGTAVGSPLSAFTGSITDPDGAVAKGLAIISSTETNGTWYYTTDAGATWLTVGTVSNSASLLLADTAGTRLYFAPNSNYTGNVFPGLIVRAWDQSSGVVGTKVNTSVQGGTTAFSLVGDTIDPTVIAVNDAPVFSNLDGTPAFTEGGAAVVLDANVSIGDVELSALNNFNGATLTLARNGGASAEDVFSGSGTLSLSSGNVVVSGTTIGTYTNSGGTLQLTLNASATNTLVNSAMQQIAYSNSSDAPPASAQINWTFSDGNSGSQGTGGALTATGSTTVTITAVNDAPTITNLSGDSLSYNEGAGAVVIEQGANALVADADSANFDTGTLTISIPSGGDSAEDVLSIRNQGTGAGQIGVSGSNVTYGGVTIGTFTGGSNGSNLVITLNSSADATTVTALVKNITYENTDAASPTTGARTVRYVLTDGDGGTSVNYDTTVTVSAVNDAPTFSVGDGKATTSFGSGWEFGKETILQPDGKILVAGYSDSSGSDDFSLARYNVDGTLDTSFGGGDGIALAGIVGRAETAVLQADGKIVLSGYTTNGGYQVCLVRFNTNGTLDTSFGGGDGIASSGVYGSAKDIGLQTDGKFLVAADLSNNNFNLMRFNSDGSLDTSFGGGSAYVSTDLAGGSDRADSLTIQSDGKVILAGFGSNGTSFDFALVRYNTDGSLDTSFNGTGKVLTDFGGNSSDTGNEVRVQADGKIVVAGWSDTGGTNDFAIARYNANGTLDTGFGTGGKVTINLGGSDLAEGLTIQADGKLLVTGTAGINGNDFGLVRLNTDGSLDTTFSGDGIVTIDYTASSDDRAYSVVVQSDGHIVVSGTSKVGALGEYNYALTRYTSTGALDPTLDPVNTLDGAPTYTEGGSPVVLDADVSIFDAELSALNNFSGATLTLVRNGGANAEDVFSGSGTLSLTSGNVVVSGTTIGTYTNSGGTLAFTFNSNATQTLVNSAMQQIAYSNSSDGPPASVQLNWTFSDGNSGSQGSGGALTATGSTTVTITGVNDAPTLTNLSGDSVSYNEGAGAVVIEQGANVLVADADSANFDTGTLTISIPSGGDSAEDVLSIRNQGTGAGQIGVSGSNVTYGGVTIGTFTGGSNGTSLVITLNSSADATTVTALIKNITYANTDTAAPTTGARTVRYVLTDGDGGTSANYDATVTVSAVNDAPVLTDSGLTFTVLEDAGAPVNGTAVGSPLSAFTGSITDPDGAVAKGLAIISSTETNGTWYYTTDAGATWLTVGTVSNSASLLLADTAGTRLYFAPNSNYTGNVFPGLIVRAWDQSSGVVGTKVNTSVQGGTTAFSLVGDTIDPTVIAVNDAPVFSNLDGTPAFTEGGAAVVLDANVSIGDVELSALNNFNGATLTLARNGGASAEDVFSGSGTLSLSSGNVVVSGTTIGTYTNSGGTLQLTLNASATNTLVNSAMQQIAYSNSSDAPPASAQINWTFSDGNSGSQGTGGALTATGSTTVTITAVNDAPTITNLSGDSLSYNEGAGAVVIEQGANALVADADSANFDTGTLTISIPSGGDSAEDVLSIRNQGTGAGQIGVSGSNVTYGGVTIGTFTVE; from the coding sequence ATGTTCGACGCCGCGGCGGCGGCTACGGCGGCCGAGGTGACGTCCGAGCAAGTGGCGCAGGACCAGGCCGAGGCGGCAGTCTCGTCAGAGGGGACGGTCGAGGAAACGACTCCGCAGGAGCAGGAGTCGCAAGAATTGCTCAGCGCGATTGCGTCGTACGCACCGGGCGAATCCACGACAGAAGTAGTGTTTGTCGACCCCACGGTCCCGGACTATGAATCCCTGATTGCGGGTATGGGGCCCAATGTGGAAGTCGTTGTGTTGGATGCCTCGCGAGATGGGGTCGAGCAGATTGCCGAATCATTGGCCGGGCGATCAGGGATCGATGCCATACATCTCATTTCGCACGGTGATGAAGGCCGTCTGAATCTGGGGAGCGGCGTCCTCACAAGCGAATCGATGACCGGCCAGTACGCTGAGGAGTTGGCCACGATCAAACAAAGCCTGTCCGAATCGGCCGATTTTCTGGTCTATGGCTGTAGTTTTGCCGAAGGCGAGGCCGGACAAGAAGCGGCCGCACTTCTTAGCCAATTGACCGGCGCCGACGTGGCGGCCAGCATCGATGCCACCGGTTATGCAGGCTTCGGCGGCGATTGGACCTTGGAGACCCAGACCGGCGCCATTGAAACGCACATTGCCGTGACCGATTCCCTGCAGATGGATTGGGTCGGGTTGCTCGACATCTCCACCGGCCTCATCGGCAACTGGACGTTCGACACAAATGCCAATGACAGCAGTGGCAATAACTACGACGGTACGTTGACCAACGGCGCAGCGATTGACACGACCGATGCGACGGACGTCGTCGGCGTGGCAAAGCTGTCTTTGGACGGCGTCGATGACTACGTCGACCTCTCCGCCCATAGCGCCAATTTGGCCGGATTCACCCAGGGCACGATTGCCGGCTGGATCAAGACCACCAGCACCTTTGAGACGATCTTCTCGATCTCCGATACAGCCGACACCGGGAGTTCTGTGGCGTTGTTCCTCGGTGCCTCGGGGTACCTCACCTACGAGGTGCGGGAGAACGGGGTCCTGCAGCTGGGAGTGTATCGGAGCAGTGCCACCATTAACGATGGCAATTGGCATCATGTCGCAGTGACGGTAGGGGCCTCCGGAAACAGTCTGTACGTAGATGGAGTTCTCGCAACCGCAGGCCAACTCACCTACGATGCGGGCAACGCAACAACACAAGGCTTCTTTAGCAGCGTCACCAGCCTCGACTCGATGGCCATCGGGCGGAACCAAGATTCTAGTGGAGGCACATGGTACACGACTGGACTAGTCGACGACGTCCGTGTCTACGACCGAGTGCTGACCGGGGGAGACATCGCACAGCTCTACACCACGAGCAACGATGCGCCGACCATCACGAACCTGAGCGGCGACAGTCTGAGTTATAACGAAGGCGCCGGGGCGGTGGTGATCGAGCAAGGGGCCAATGTGCTGGTGGCCGATATCGACTCATCGAATTTCGATACGGGCACGCTGACCATCTCCATTCCCTCCGGCGGGGACAGCGCCGAAGATGTGCTCAGCATCCGGAACCAAGGGACGGGGGCCGGTCAGATCGGGGTGAGTGGCAGCACCATCAGCTATGAGGGCACTACCATTGGGACCTTCACCGGCGGCAGCGGAGGCAGCAACCTCGTCATCACGTTGAACAGCGGTGCCACACCCACGTCCGTCATGGCGCTGATCAAGAACATCACCTATGAGAATAGGGATACGACGGCTCCCACCACCGGGGCGCGCACCGTGCGCTATGTGCTCACCGATGGAGATGGCGGCACCAGTGCCAACTACGACGCCACTGTGACGGTCAGCGCCGTCAACGACGCGCCCACGGACCTGTCACTGACAGCAGTGGTCGATGATATGGCGACGCATCCAATCACCACGATCGTATCACAAACCGGTTCACAGTTGACCACGGCGACGTTGACCAGCGGATACTCCGTCGACGTCTATCGGTTCGGCAGCGATGTCTGTGCACAAATTTACGATCCTCAGGGGAATCCGGTCGGAGCGGAGGTTCGCGTCTTGGGTGATAGTGATCCGGATATCGGGCCCGTGGCGAATCCGGTGGTGGCGGCCTTGCCCACAGGCGGATTTATCGTCGTGTTTCAGGCTGAGGGGTATCTCAATTCCAATATGTGGGGAGAGGTCATTGTCGCCCGGGCATATGACGATGGAGGGCAGCTGGTTAGTGTGTTGCCCGGCCACGATTCCACGGGCGTGATGATTATCAGTAATACGAGCGCCGGGAATACGTATCAACGTAACCCGACAGTCGACGTCGCGGGCGACGGCACCATCACGGTGTCGTGGAATAATGTGACGGCCGGTCTGTTGCAGCAGCGTCAATTTCATATTCTTGGACCCGTCGTTGCGGAAAATTCGGCCGCGGGCACGGTGGTGACGACCTTGCAGGGCGTGGACCGGGACGCAGGAGAGACGCTGACGTACTCGATTGTCGGAGGCGACTCAAATTTTGAGATCGTTGGCACGCAGCTGCGAGTCAAAGCCGGTGCGGCATTGGATTACGAAACGGCCACGAGCCACACCCTGACGCTACGAGTCACGGACAGCGGCGGGCTCACGCGCGATGAGGTTGTGACCATCGGCGTCACCAATACCAACGACGCACCGACCGTCACGAACCTGAGCGGCGACAGTGTGAGTTATAACGAAGGCGCCGGGGCGGTGGTCATCGAGCAAGGGGCCAATGTGCTGGTGGCCGATGCGGACAGTGCCAATTTCGATACGGGCACGCTGACCATCTCCATTCCCTCCGGCGGGGACAGCGCCGAAGATGTGCTCAGCATTCGGAATCAGGGGACGGGGGCCGGGCAGATCGGGGTGAGCGGGTCGAACGTCACCTACGGCGGCGTGACCATCGGGACCTTCACCGGCGGCAGTAACGGGACGAGCCTCGTCATTACCCTGAATAGCAGTGCCGATGCGACCACGGTTACGGCGCTCATCAAGAACATCACCTATGCGAATACGGATACGGCCGCTCCCACCACCGGGGCACGCACCGTGCGCTATGTGCTCACCGACGGTGATGGTGGCACCAGTGCCAACTACGACGCCACGGTGACGGTGAGTGCCGTCAATGACGCGCCGGTTCTTACCGATTCTGGGTTGACCTTCACCGTGCTCGAAGATGCCGGAGCGCCGGTCAATGGCACGGCCGTGGGCTCGCCTCTCAGTGCCTTTACCGGAAGCATCACCGACCCTGATGGAGCCGTTGCAAAAGGGCTTGCGATCATTAGCAGCACGGAAACCAACGGCACCTGGTACTACACCACCGATGCCGGGGCCACCTGGCTCACTGTCGGAACCGTGAGTAATTCGGCGTCGCTCCTGCTGGCGGATACGGCCGGCACGCGCCTGTATTTTGCGCCCAACAGCAACTACACCGGGAATGTGTTCCCGGGGTTGATTGTGCGTGCCTGGGATCAATCCAGTGGGGTGGTCGGCACCAAAGTCAACACGTCTGTGCAAGGCGGCACCACGGCGTTCTCCCTGGTGGGCGACACGATCGACCCCACCGTCATCGCCGTGAACGACGCCCCCGTATTCAGCAATCTGGACGGGACCCCGGCGTTCACCGAAGGTGGAGCAGCGGTGGTGCTGGATGCCAACGTGTCGATCGGTGATGTTGAACTGTCGGCCCTGAACAATTTCAACGGGGCGACCCTCACGCTGGCGCGGAACGGCGGAGCCAGTGCGGAGGATGTGTTCTCCGGCAGCGGCACGCTGAGCCTCAGCAGCGGCAACGTGGTCGTGAGCGGGACCACGATCGGCACCTATACCAACAGCGGTGGCACGCTCCAGCTGACGTTGAATGCCAGCGCCACGAATACGCTCGTCAACTCGGCGATGCAGCAGATTGCCTACAGCAATAGCAGCGATGCGCCTCCGGCCAGTGCGCAAATCAATTGGACCTTCAGCGACGGCAACAGCGGCAGCCAGGGAACAGGCGGTGCCTTGACGGCCACCGGCAGCACGACCGTGACCATCACTGCCGTCAACGATGCCCCCACCATCACGAATCTAAGTGGTGACAGTCTAAGTTATAACGAAGGTGCCGGGGCGGTGGTGATCGAGCAAGGGGCCAATGCCCTGGTGGCCGATGCGGATAGTGCCAATTTTGATACGGGCACGCTGACCATCTCCATTCCCTCCGGCGGGGACAGCGCCGAAGATGTGCTCAGCATCCGGAACCAGGGGACGGGGGCCGGGCAGATCGGCGTGAGCGGGTCGAACGTCACCTACGGCGGCGTGACGATCGGGACCTTCACCGGTGGCAGTAACGGCAGCAACCTCGTCATCACCCTGAATAGCAGTGCCGATGCGACGACGGTTACGGCGCTCGTCAAGAACATCACCTATGAAAATACGGATGCGGCGTCACCCACTACCGGGGCTCGCACTGTTCGTTATGTGCTCACCGATGGAGACGGCGGCACCAGCGTGAACTACGACACCACGGTGACGGTGAGCGCGGTGAACGACGCGCCCACCTTTAGCGTGGGGGACGGGAAGGCCACGACTAGTTTTGGGTCGGGATGGGAGTTCGGCAAGGAAACCATTCTCCAACCGGACGGCAAGATTCTCGTCGCCGGGTACAGTGACAGCAGCGGCAGCGATGACTTCAGTCTGGCTCGGTATAACGTTGATGGCACGCTGGATACCAGCTTTGGGGGTGGGGACGGCATTGCGCTAGCCGGCATTGTCGGGCGCGCCGAAACGGCGGTCCTGCAGGCGGACGGCAAGATCGTCTTGTCTGGGTACACGACCAATGGCGGCTATCAAGTGTGCCTCGTCCGCTTCAACACTAACGGCACGCTGGATACGAGTTTTGGGGGCGGCGACGGCATTGCCTCGTCTGGGGTGTATGGATCGGCCAAGGACATCGGCCTCCAGACCGATGGCAAGTTTCTGGTTGCGGCTGATTTGTCGAACAACAACTTCAATCTGATGCGGTTCAATAGCGACGGGTCGCTCGATACTAGCTTCGGCGGTGGCTCAGCGTACGTCAGCACCGATCTCGCTGGGGGGAGTGATCGTGCGGACAGCCTCACCATCCAATCCGACGGGAAGGTGATACTTGCAGGGTTTGGGTCCAACGGAACCAGCTTCGATTTTGCGTTGGTTCGGTACAACACGGACGGGTCGTTGGATACGAGTTTCAACGGCACAGGGAAGGTCTTGACCGACTTTGGCGGAAACAGCAGCGATACGGGCAACGAAGTGCGGGTCCAGGCCGATGGCAAGATCGTCGTGGCCGGGTGGAGCGACACCGGCGGTACCAACGATTTTGCGATTGCCCGCTACAACGCCAACGGGACGCTGGATACCGGCTTCGGCACCGGCGGCAAGGTGACCATCAATCTGGGCGGCAGCGACCTCGCCGAAGGGCTCACGATCCAGGCGGACGGCAAGCTGCTCGTCACAGGTACGGCTGGGATCAACGGAAACGATTTTGGTCTGGTGCGACTCAATACGGACGGCTCGTTGGATACGACCTTCAGCGGCGATGGGATCGTCACGATCGATTACACGGCATCTAGTGATGACCGGGCTTATAGCGTGGTGGTGCAAAGTGACGGGCACATCGTGGTGTCAGGGACATCAAAGGTTGGCGCGCTCGGTGAGTACAACTATGCGCTCACCCGATACACCAGCACCGGCGCGCTGGATCCCACACTTGATCCTGTGAATACCTTGGACGGTGCGCCGACGTATACCGAAGGCGGGAGTCCGGTCGTGCTCGATGCAGACGTATCCATCTTCGATGCCGAACTTTCTGCGCTGAATAATTTTAGCGGGGCGACCCTGACGTTGGTGCGGAACGGCGGAGCCAATGCCGAGGATGTCTTCTCCGGCAGCGGCACGCTCAGTCTCACGAGCGGCAACGTGGTCGTGAGCGGGACCACGATCGGCACCTACACCAACAGCGGCGGCACACTCGCCTTCACGTTCAATAGCAACGCGACCCAGACTCTGGTCAACTCGGCCATGCAGCAGATTGCCTACAGCAACTCAAGCGATGGGCCACCGGCGTCGGTGCAGCTCAACTGGACGTTCAGTGACGGCAATAGCGGCAGCCAGGGGAGCGGCGGTGCGTTGACGGCGACCGGCAGCACCACGGTCACGATCACCGGGGTGAACGATGCCCCGACCCTCACGAACCTGAGCGGCGACAGTGTGAGTTATAACGAAGGCGCCGGGGCGGTGGTCATCGAGCAAGGGGCCAATGTGCTGGTGGCCGATGCGGACAGTGCCAATTTCGATACGGGCACGCTGACCATCTCCATTCCCTCCGGCGGGGACAGCGCCGAAGATGTGCTCAGCATTCGGAATCAGGGGACGGGGGCCGGGCAGATCGGGGTGAGCGGGTCGAACGTCACCTACGGCGGCGTGACCATCGGGACCTTCACCGGCGGCAGTAACGGGACGAGCCTCGTCATTACCCTGAATAGCAGTGCCGATGCGACCACGGTTACGGCGCTCATCAAGAACATCACCTATGCGAATACGGATACGGCCGCTCCCACCACCGGGGCACGCACCGTGCGCTATGTGCTCACCGACGGTGATGGTGGCACCAGTGCCAACTACGACGCCACGGTGACGGTGAGTGCCGTCAATGACGCGCCGGTTCTTACCGATTCTGGGTTGACCTTCACCGTGCTCGAAGATGCCGGAGCGCCGGTCAATGGCACGGCCGTGGGCTCGCCTCTCAGTGCCTTTACCGGAAGCATCACCGACCCTGATGGAGCCGTTGCAAAAGGGCTTGCGATCATTAGCAGCACGGAAACCAACGGCACCTGGTACTACACCACCGATGCCGGGGCCACCTGGCTCACTGTCGGAACCGTGAGTAATTCGGCGTCGCTCCTGCTGGCGGATACGGCCGGCACGCGCCTGTATTTTGCGCCCAACAGCAACTACACCGGGAATGTGTTCCCGGGGTTGATTGTGCGTGCCTGGGATCAATCCAGTGGGGTGGTCGGCACCAAAGTCAACACGTCTGTGCAAGGCGGCACCACGGCGTTCTCCCTGGTGGGCGACACGATCGACCCCACCGTCATCGCCGTGAACGACGCCCCCGTATTCAGCAATCTGGACGGGACCCCGGCGTTCACCGAAGGTGGAGCAGCGGTGGTGCTGGATGCCAACGTGTCGATCGGTGATGTTGAACTGTCGGCCCTGAACAATTTCAACGGGGCGACCCTCACGCTGGCGCGGAACGGCGGAGCCAGTGCGGAGGATGTGTTCTCCGGCAGCGGCACGCTGAGCCTCAGCAGCGGCAACGTGGTCGTGAGCGGGACCACGATCGGCACCTATACCAACAGCGGTGGCACGCTCCAGCTGACGTTGAATGCCAGCGCCACGAATACGCTCGTCAACTCGGCGATGCAGCAGATTGCCTACAGCAATAGCAGCGATGCGCCTCCGGCCAGTGCGCAAATCAATTGGACCTTCAGCGACGGCAACAGCGGCAGCCAGGGAACAGGCGGTGCCTTGACGGCCACCGGCAGCACGACCGTGACCATCACTGCCGTCAACGATGCCCCCACCATCACGAATCTAAGTGGTGACAGTCTAAGTTATAACGAAGGTGCCGGGGCGGTGGTGATCGAGCAAGGGGCCAATGCCCTGGTGGCCGATGCGGATAGTGCCAATTTTGATACGGGCACGCTGACCATCTCCATTCCCTCCGGCGGGGACAGCGCCGAAGATGTGCTCAGCATCCGGAACCAGGGGACGGGGGCCGGGCAGATCGGCGTGAGCGGGTCGAACGTCACCTACGGCGGCGTGACGATCGGGACCTTCACCGGTGGCAGTAACGGCAGCAACCTCGTCATCACCCTGAATAGCAGTGCCGATGCGACGACGGTTACGGCGCTCGTCAAGAACATCACCTATGAAAATACGGATGCGGCGTCACCCACTACCGGGGCTCGCACTGTTCGTTATGTGCTCACCGATGGAGACGGCGGCACCAGCGTGAACTACGACACCACGGTGACGGTGAGCGCGGTGAACGACGCGCCCACCTTTAGCGTGGGGGACGGGAAGGCCACGACTAGTTTTGGGTCGGGATGGGAGTTCGGCAAGGAAACCATTCTCCAACCGGACGGCAAGATTCTCGTCGCCGGGTACAGTGACAGCAGCGGCAGCGATGACTTCAGTCTGGCTCGGTATAACGTTGATGGCACGCTGGATACCAGCTTTGGGGGTGGGGACGGCATTGCGCTAGCCGGCATTGTCGGGCGCGCCGAAACGGCGGTCCTGCAGGCGGACGGCAAGATCGTCTTGTCTGGGTACACGACCAATGGCGGCTATCAAGTGTGCCTCGTCCGCTTCAACACTAACGGCACGCTGGATACGAGTTTTGGGGGCGGCGACGGCATTGCCTCGTCTGGGGTGTATGGATCGGCCAAGGACATCGGCCTCCAGACCGATGGCAAGTTTCTGGTTGCGGCTGATTTGTCGAACAACAACTTCAATCTGATGCGGTTCAATAGCGACGGGTCGCTCGATACTAGCTTCGGCGGTGGCTCAGCGTACGTCAGCACCGATCTCGCTGGGGGGAGTGATCGTGCGGACAGCCTCACCATCCAATCCGACGGGAAGGTGATACTTGCAGGGTTTGGGTCCAACGGAACCAGCTTCGATTTTGCGTTGGTTCGGTACAACACGGACGGGTCGTTGGATACGAGTTTCAACGGCACAGGGAAGGTCTTGACCGACTTTGGCGGAAACAGCAGCGATACGGGCAACGAAGTGCGGGTCCAGGCCGATGGCAAGATCGTCGTGGCCGGGTGGAGCGACACCGGCGGTACCAACGATTTTGCGATTGCCCGCTACAACGCCAACGGGACGCTGGATACCGGCTTCGGCACCGGCGGCAAGGTGACCATCAATCTGGGCGGCAGCGACCTCGCCGAAGGGCTCACGATCCAGGCGGACGGCAAGCTGCTCGTCACAGGTACGGCTGGGATCAACGGAAACGATTTTGGTCTGGTGCGACTCAATACGGACGGCTCGTTGGATACGACCTTCAGCGGCGATGGGATCGTCACGATCGATTACACGGCATCTAGTGATGACCGGGCTTATAGCGTGGTGGTGCAAAGTGACGGGCACATCGTGGTGTCAGGGACATCAAAGGTTGGCGCGCTCGGTGAGTACAACTATGCGCTCACCCGATACACCAGCACCGGCGCGCTGGATCCCACACTTGATCCTGTGAATACCTTGGACGGTGCGCCGACGTATACCGAAGGCGGGAGTCCGGTCGTGCTCGATGCAGACGTATCCATCTTCGATGCCGAACTTTCTGCGCTGAATAATTTTAGCGGGGCGACCCTGACGTTGGTGCGGAACGGCGGAGCCAATGCCGAGGATGTCTTCTCCGGCAGCGGCACGCTCAGTCTCACGAGCGGCAACGTGGTCGTGAGCGGGACCACGATCGGCACCTACACCAACAGCGGCGGCACACTCGCCTTCACGTTCAATAGCAACGCGACCCAGACTCTGGTCAACTCGGCCATGCAGCAGATTGCCTACAGCAACTCAAGCGATGGGCCACCGGCGTCGGTGCAGCTCAACTGGACGTTCAGTGACGGCAATAGCGGCAGCCAGGGGAGCGGCGGTGCGTTGACGGCGACCGGCAGCACCACGGTCACGATCACCGGGGTGAACGATGCCCCGACCCTCACGAACCTGAGCGGCGACAGTGTGAGTTATAACGAAGGCGCCGGGGCGGTGGTCATCGAGCAAGGGGCCAATGTGCTGGTGGCCGATGCGGACAGTGCCAATTTCGATACGGGCACGCTGACCATCTCCATTCCCTCCGGCGGGGACAGCGCCGAAGATGTGCTCAGCATTCGGAATCAGGGGACGGGGGCCGGGCAGATCGGGGTGAGCGGGTCGAACGTCACCTACGGCGGCGTGACCATCGGGACCTTCACCGGCGGCAGTAACGGGACGAGCCTCGTCATTACCCTGAATAGCAGTGCCGATGCGACCACGGTTACGGCGCTCATCAAGAACATCACCTATGCGAATACGGATACGGCCGCTCCCACCACCGGGGCACGCACCGTGCGCTATGTGCTCACCGACGGTGATGGTGGCACCAGTGCCAACTACGACGCCACGGTGACGGTGAGTGCCGTCAATGACGCGCCGGTTCTTACCGATTCTGGGTTGACCTTCACCGTGCTCGAAGATGCCGGAGCGCCGGTCAATGGCACGGCCGTGGGCTCGCCTCTCAGTGCCTTTACCGGAAGCATCACCGACCCTGATGGAGCCGTTGCAAAAGGGCTTGCGATCATTAGCAGCACGGAAACCAACGGCACCTGGTACTACACCACCGATGCCGGGGCCACCTGGCTCACTGTCGGAACCGTGAGTAATTCGGCGTCGCTCCTGCTGGCGGATACGGCCGGCACGCGCCTGTATTTTGCGCCCAACAGCAACTACACCGGGAATGTGTTCCCGGGGTTGATTGTGCGTGCCTGGGATCAATCCAGTGGGGTGGTCGGCACCAAAGTCAACACGTCTGTGCAAGGCGGCACCACGGCGTTCTCCCTGGTGGGCGACACGATCGACCCCACCGTCATCGCCGTGAACGACGCCCCCGTATTCAGCAATCTGGACGGGACCCCGGCGTTCACCGAAGGTGGAGCAGCGGTGGTGCTGGATGCCAACGTGTCGATCGGTGATGTTGAACTGTCGGCCCTGAACAATTTCAACGGGGCGACCCTCACGCTGGCGCGGAACGGCGGAGCCAGTGCGGAGGATGTGTTCTCCGGCAGCGGCACGCTGAGCCTCAGCAGCGGCAACGTGGTCGTGAGCGGGACCACGATCGGCACCTATACCAACAGCGGTGGCACGCTCCAGCTGACGTTGAATGCCAGCGCCACGAATACGCTCGTCAACTCGGCGATGCAGCAGATTGCCTACAGCAATAGCAGCGATGCGCCTCCGGCCAGTGCGCAAATCAATTGGACCTTCAGCGACGGCAACAGCGGCAGCCAGGGAACAGGCGGTGCCTTGACGGCCACCGGCAGCACGACCGTGACCATCACTGCCGTCAACGATGCCCCCACCATCACGAATCTAAGTGGTGACAGTCTAAGTTATAACGAAGGTGCCGGGGCGGTGGTGATCGAGCAAGGGGCCAATGCCCTGGTGGCCGATGCGGATAGTGCCAATTTTGATACGGGCACGCTGACCATCTCCATTCCCTCCGGCGGGGACAGCGCCGAAGATGTGCTCAGCATCCGGAACCAGGGGACGGGGGCCGGGCAGATCGGCGTGAGCGGGTCGAACGTCACCTACGGCGGCGTGACGATCGGGACCTTCACGGTGGAGTAA